From one Cupriavidus sp. P-10 genomic stretch:
- a CDS encoding branched-chain amino acid ABC transporter permease: protein MALFLQQILNGLTLGGVYSLVALGLTLVYGILHVPNFAHGAFYMAGAYVSYYLMTSLGLNYWLAMVGAALVVAVLSMLADRLVFHPLRNSPELHDMIAAIGILLFLEAGAQALWGADFHRMPTPYGQIVDVFGLTAPLQRLLIIGAAFALMVLLHLFLTRTMTGATIMAMAQNREGAALVGIDATRVTLLVFAISGALAAIAATLYAPINLVYPSMGNLVITKAFVIIILGGMGSIPGAIVGGLIIGMAESFGGFYVSTDYKDIIAFVLLVVILSIRPQGLFAAKAA, encoded by the coding sequence GTGGCATTGTTCCTACAACAGATACTCAACGGCCTGACGCTGGGCGGCGTCTACAGCCTGGTGGCGCTTGGCCTGACGTTGGTCTACGGCATCCTGCACGTGCCCAACTTCGCGCACGGCGCGTTCTACATGGCCGGCGCCTACGTGTCGTACTACCTGATGACATCGCTGGGCTTGAACTACTGGCTGGCCATGGTGGGCGCCGCGCTGGTGGTGGCCGTGCTGTCGATGCTGGCCGACCGGCTGGTGTTCCACCCGCTGCGCAATTCGCCCGAGCTGCACGACATGATCGCGGCCATCGGCATCCTGCTGTTCCTGGAGGCCGGCGCGCAGGCGCTGTGGGGCGCGGACTTCCACCGCATGCCGACGCCGTATGGGCAGATCGTCGACGTCTTCGGCCTGACCGCGCCCCTGCAGCGCCTGCTGATCATCGGCGCCGCCTTTGCGCTGATGGTGCTGCTGCACCTGTTCCTCACGCGCACCATGACCGGCGCCACCATCATGGCGATGGCGCAGAACCGCGAAGGCGCCGCGCTGGTCGGCATCGACGCCACGCGCGTCACGCTGCTGGTGTTCGCCATCTCGGGCGCACTGGCCGCGATCGCCGCCACGCTGTACGCGCCGATCAACCTGGTCTACCCGAGCATGGGCAACCTGGTCATCACCAAGGCCTTCGTCATCATCATCCTGGGCGGCATGGGCAGCATCCCGGGCGCCATCGTCGGCGGGCTAATCATCGGCATGGCCGAGAGCTTCGGCGGCTTCTACGTTTCCACCGACTACAAGGACATCATCGCCTTCGTGCTGCTGGTGGTGATCCTGTCAATCCGGCCGCAGGGCCTGTTTGCCGCCAAGGCAGCCTGA
- a CDS encoding branched-chain amino acid ABC transporter permease: MKALQGKTGWMLLLALAIAFPLVTPNSYYLSVMTLAFIYALATLGLNLITGYTGQLNLAHGGFMAIGAYTLGILTVDHQVPFWLAFALSGVVCMVLGYVVGVVSLRLKGHYFSIFTMCIGYIIYLVIEKWESLTHGTVGLIGIPVPAAIGPLAFDSVQAQYYLVLFFLAAGTFLMHRIVTSLLGRSFMAVRNSDALAEALGINLMRTKILSFVLSVGYAGFAGALYAGQVRFLGPDIARTDLTFDMVMSMLVGGIGTLFGPLLGAVLVPWITQSLQFMQDYRMLVFGPVLILLIIFVPDGIVGSWLKKQARRAAAARRGKPTQPAVTGNHAVPTTRAGADHA, from the coding sequence ATGAAAGCACTGCAAGGAAAGACCGGCTGGATGCTGCTGCTGGCACTGGCCATCGCGTTCCCGCTGGTCACGCCCAACAGCTACTACCTGAGCGTGATGACGCTGGCCTTCATCTATGCCCTCGCCACGCTGGGGCTGAACCTGATCACCGGCTACACCGGCCAGCTGAACCTGGCGCACGGCGGCTTCATGGCGATCGGCGCCTACACGCTGGGCATCCTGACCGTTGACCACCAGGTGCCGTTCTGGCTCGCGTTTGCGCTGTCCGGCGTGGTGTGTATGGTGCTGGGCTATGTGGTCGGTGTGGTCTCGCTGCGGCTGAAGGGCCATTACTTCTCGATCTTCACCATGTGCATCGGCTACATCATCTACCTGGTGATCGAGAAATGGGAAAGCCTGACGCATGGCACCGTCGGGCTGATCGGCATCCCGGTGCCGGCGGCGATCGGGCCGTTGGCGTTCGACAGCGTGCAAGCGCAGTACTACCTGGTGCTGTTCTTCCTGGCGGCGGGCACGTTCCTGATGCACCGGATCGTCACCTCGCTGCTGGGCCGCAGCTTCATGGCCGTGCGCAACAGCGACGCGCTGGCCGAGGCGCTGGGCATCAACCTGATGCGCACCAAGATCCTGTCGTTCGTGCTGTCGGTGGGCTACGCGGGCTTTGCCGGCGCGCTGTATGCCGGGCAGGTGCGCTTCCTGGGTCCGGACATTGCCCGCACCGACCTGACCTTCGACATGGTGATGTCGATGCTGGTGGGCGGCATCGGCACGCTGTTCGGGCCGCTGCTGGGCGCGGTGCTGGTGCCGTGGATCACGCAGTCGCTGCAGTTCATGCAGGACTACCGCATGCTGGTGTTCGGCCCGGTGCTGATCCTGCTGATCATCTTCGTGCCGGACGGCATCGTGGGCTCCTGGCTGAAGAAGCAGGCACGCAGGGCCGCCGCCGCACGCCGCGGCAAGCCCACGCAGCCCGCCGTTACCGGCAATCACGCTGTCCCGACCACCCGCGCCGGAGCCGACCATGCTTGA